One genomic window of Halobellus limi includes the following:
- a CDS encoding glutathione S-transferase N-terminal domain-containing protein — MSDLVLYELDGCPYCAKVTDKLNELGLEYESVMVPSAHSERTEVEAVSGQTGVPVLVDEANGVEGMSESDDIVEYLEQTYGDAAN; from the coding sequence ATGTCAGATCTCGTCCTGTACGAACTCGACGGCTGTCCATACTGCGCGAAAGTCACCGACAAGCTGAACGAACTCGGCCTGGAGTACGAGTCGGTGATGGTCCCCTCCGCGCACAGCGAGCGGACCGAGGTAGAAGCGGTCAGCGGCCAGACCGGCGTCCCCGTGCTCGTCGACGAGGCCAACGGCGTCGAGGGGATGTCCGAGAGCGACGACATCGTCGAGTACCTCGAACAGACGTACGG